The Planctomicrobium piriforme genome window below encodes:
- a CDS encoding RICIN domain-containing protein has protein sequence MATTLSRLLLLCFLFMATGSLQAEDWGMYSLVPASAPALVLEAVGAGTAEGTIVSVNKPADGAHQKWIIVPREPGLFVVQPAHDSSLVLSAAEGGTKNGTAIILEKKVGKPSQFWSLVKHENGTYALLPKHAPQQGLDHFGGNPSPGAKIDLWTYNAGDSHLQWWIRPLAGSGVAKAEAVEPPAYVPPAIDPKAILPGVIHQFTFTQSKIFPGTVREVTVFVPAQYDGSKPACVYVKTDGYNPREKTLLETAIATKEMPVTVGVFVRPGDVPAPMKGTLGRRNRDFEYDGVSDNKVRFLVDDLLPFIAKEYQLNLSTDGNDRCIVGGSSGGIAAFTAAWHRPEAFSRVYAVSGSWVAFRGGHEFPTMVRKFEAKPIRAFLTTATRDMENAAGDWYLVDQEMDKALKFSGYDYQFRVVDGQHGAGYGDYWREAMAYLWKDWPERIKAGPSAPRAQEILIPGEGWQLVAEGFKSTRGPACNGAGEVFFADTSNNKIHHIALDGTVSEFVSDAGQAHCVTVGADGTLFTISETSGRLMRYDARGQGSVVMEGIFGHSILARPDGSLYVTVNGDKPHGPGSVWLIKDGQKKQLDSGIKFATGMACRPDQWLLSVAEGHSKWVYSYQINDDGTLANKERYFHLHVSDWEDDGGAESVCYSLEGRQFIATRSGIQISADDGPTQVILPVPDGSRVTGVCLGGKDHDTLFAFCGNRIWKRKVQHHSTGAFTPWTPVKGTKL, from the coding sequence ATGGCGACGACGTTGAGCCGGCTTCTCTTGTTGTGTTTCCTCTTCATGGCGACAGGTTCTTTGCAGGCTGAAGACTGGGGGATGTATTCCCTCGTGCCGGCCAGTGCTCCGGCCCTGGTGCTGGAGGCGGTGGGGGCCGGGACGGCTGAGGGGACGATTGTCTCGGTCAACAAACCTGCCGACGGGGCTCATCAGAAATGGATCATCGTCCCCAGGGAGCCCGGCTTGTTTGTTGTCCAGCCTGCGCATGATTCCTCGCTGGTCCTCTCGGCGGCCGAGGGTGGGACGAAGAACGGCACGGCGATCATTCTGGAGAAAAAGGTCGGCAAGCCGTCGCAATTCTGGTCGCTGGTGAAACACGAGAACGGGACATACGCGCTGCTGCCCAAACATGCGCCGCAGCAGGGGCTCGATCACTTCGGCGGGAACCCGAGCCCTGGCGCGAAGATTGACCTGTGGACCTACAACGCCGGCGATTCGCACCTGCAATGGTGGATTCGTCCGTTGGCAGGCAGCGGCGTTGCCAAGGCCGAAGCGGTCGAACCCCCAGCTTATGTGCCGCCAGCGATCGACCCCAAAGCGATCCTGCCTGGCGTTATCCATCAGTTCACTTTCACACAGAGCAAGATCTTCCCTGGCACTGTGCGCGAAGTGACGGTGTTCGTGCCTGCCCAGTACGACGGATCGAAGCCTGCATGCGTGTATGTGAAGACAGACGGATACAACCCGCGTGAAAAGACGTTGTTGGAAACAGCAATTGCCACGAAGGAGATGCCGGTGACTGTCGGCGTTTTCGTCCGGCCAGGCGATGTGCCTGCTCCGATGAAGGGGACGCTGGGACGGCGGAACCGCGACTTCGAATATGACGGCGTGAGCGACAACAAGGTCCGCTTTCTGGTGGACGACCTTCTGCCGTTCATCGCCAAGGAGTATCAGCTCAACCTCTCTACCGATGGCAATGACCGTTGCATCGTGGGGGGAAGCAGCGGCGGCATTGCCGCGTTTACGGCCGCGTGGCATCGGCCGGAAGCGTTCAGTCGGGTGTATGCGGTGAGCGGAAGCTGGGTCGCTTTTCGCGGCGGACACGAATTCCCCACGATGGTCCGCAAGTTCGAGGCGAAACCGATCCGCGCCTTTCTCACGACGGCGACGCGCGACATGGAGAACGCGGCAGGTGACTGGTATCTCGTCGATCAGGAAATGGACAAGGCGCTGAAGTTCTCAGGGTACGACTACCAGTTCCGAGTCGTCGACGGCCAGCACGGGGCAGGCTACGGCGACTATTGGCGTGAGGCGATGGCCTATCTTTGGAAAGACTGGCCAGAACGGATCAAAGCCGGCCCCAGCGCTCCTCGCGCCCAGGAAATCCTGATTCCCGGCGAAGGCTGGCAACTTGTCGCCGAGGGGTTCAAAAGCACGCGTGGTCCGGCATGCAATGGGGCCGGCGAAGTGTTCTTTGCAGACACTTCCAACAACAAGATTCACCACATCGCCCTGGATGGGACCGTCAGCGAATTCGTGAGCGACGCAGGTCAGGCGCATTGCGTCACCGTCGGCGCGGACGGCACGTTGTTCACGATCTCGGAGACGTCAGGTCGTCTGATGCGCTATGACGCAAGGGGACAAGGCAGCGTTGTCATGGAGGGAATTTTCGGTCACTCGATCCTGGCGCGGCCGGACGGCAGCCTGTACGTCACCGTGAATGGAGACAAGCCGCACGGGCCAGGGAGCGTCTGGCTCATCAAAGACGGCCAGAAGAAGCAGTTGGATTCCGGCATCAAATTCGCCACCGGCATGGCCTGTCGCCCGGACCAATGGCTGCTGTCGGTCGCTGAAGGGCACTCGAAATGGGTCTACAGTTATCAGATCAACGACGACGGCACCCTCGCGAATAAAGAACGGTATTTTCACCTGCATGTCTCTGATTGGGAGGATGATGGCGGCGCGGAGTCGGTCTGCTATTCGCTGGAAGGCCGCCAGTTCATCGCGACGCGCAGCGGCATCCAGATCAGTGCGGACGACGGCCCCACGCAGGTGATACTGCCAGTTCCGGACGGGAGTCGGGTAACGGGCGTCTGTCTCGGCGGGAAGGACCACGACACGCTCTTTGCATTCTGCGGAAACCGGATCTGGAAACGCAAAGTGCAGCACCATTCCACGGGAGCTTTTACTCCGTGGACGCCGGTCAAGGGGACCAAGCTGTGA
- a CDS encoding ATP-dependent Clp protease ATP-binding subunit, translating into MYERFTDRARKVMQLANQEAQRFNHEYIGTEHILLGLVKEGSGVAANVLKNLDVDLRKIRLEVEKIVQSGPDLVTMGKLPQTPRAKKVIEYAMEEARNLNHNYVGTEHLLLGLLREQEGVAAQVLMNLGLKLEDVREEVLNLLGHGIEGAEPTERGGAPAGKASKSKTPALDSFGRDLTELARQGKLDPVIGRSNEIERVTQILCRRQKNNPVLLGEAGVGKTAIVEGFAQMVVEGSVPELLREKRIVVLDLAMMVAGTKYRGQFEERIKAVMNEVRRAKNVILFIDELHTLVGAGGAEGAIDASNVLKPALSRGELQCIGATTLDEYRKYIEKDTALERRFQMVLVDPPGKEQAVEILKGLRDRYESHHKVQYTDDALEKAVELSTRYITGRCLPDKAIDVIDEAGARIRLKSMVRPPDLKELEEDIERMNAAKEEAVANQDFEKAASLRDQADKLKRKKETINRDWRQKSQETDGIVDAEVIAEVVAKMTGVPLTRLSSEDTVRLLEMEKYLHKRVVNQDDAIKLVSKAVRRSRSGLKDPKRPTATFLFSGPTGVGKTLLAKSLAEFMFGDEEALIQIDMSEYQERHNISRLIGAPPGYVGYEEGGQLTEKIRRRPYAVVLLDEIEKAHPDIYNMLLQIMEEGHLTDSFGRRVDFKNVILIMTTNVGAKAISSPPFGFGNKAGDAAHDEMKKNVMGEVSRQFKPEFIGRLDEVVVFHKLTDDDMKMIIDYELKKVRERLKERGLLLELTDEAKQLVINKSRSEQTDRDHTDYGARPLRRSVEIYVEDPLAEELLRGVFDGKNKITVTVREVGDEKQLNFLGEYKEGTEEPALAAVGAGDEEPSEAAQ; encoded by the coding sequence ATGTACGAACGATTTACCGATCGGGCCCGGAAGGTGATGCAGCTGGCCAACCAGGAGGCCCAGCGCTTTAATCACGAATACATCGGGACCGAACACATTCTGCTGGGACTCGTCAAGGAAGGCTCCGGAGTCGCCGCCAATGTGCTGAAAAACCTGGATGTCGATTTGCGGAAGATTCGCCTCGAAGTCGAGAAGATCGTCCAGTCTGGACCGGATCTCGTCACGATGGGCAAACTCCCGCAAACCCCCCGGGCGAAAAAAGTCATCGAATACGCCATGGAAGAGGCCCGTAACCTCAACCATAACTACGTCGGCACCGAGCATCTGCTGCTCGGCCTGCTCCGCGAGCAGGAAGGGGTTGCCGCTCAGGTGCTGATGAACCTGGGTCTGAAACTCGAAGACGTCCGCGAGGAAGTCCTTAACCTGCTCGGTCACGGCATCGAAGGCGCTGAACCGACCGAACGGGGCGGTGCTCCGGCCGGCAAGGCCAGCAAGAGCAAAACGCCGGCTCTGGATAGCTTTGGCCGCGACCTCACCGAACTCGCCCGACAGGGCAAGCTCGATCCGGTGATCGGCCGCTCGAACGAAATCGAACGCGTCACGCAGATTCTCTGCCGTCGCCAGAAGAACAATCCCGTTCTGCTCGGCGAAGCCGGAGTCGGCAAAACCGCCATCGTCGAAGGCTTCGCCCAGATGGTGGTGGAAGGGAGCGTTCCGGAACTCCTGCGTGAAAAACGGATCGTGGTCCTCGACCTGGCGATGATGGTCGCCGGAACCAAGTATCGCGGTCAGTTCGAAGAGCGCATTAAAGCGGTGATGAACGAAGTGCGTCGCGCCAAAAACGTGATACTCTTCATTGACGAATTGCACACCCTGGTCGGGGCCGGTGGAGCCGAGGGAGCGATCGACGCTTCCAACGTCCTCAAGCCTGCCCTGAGCCGCGGTGAACTGCAGTGTATCGGCGCGACGACTCTCGACGAGTACCGCAAGTACATCGAGAAAGACACCGCGCTGGAACGCCGCTTCCAGATGGTGCTGGTCGACCCGCCAGGCAAGGAACAAGCCGTCGAGATCCTCAAAGGTCTCCGCGACCGTTACGAAAGCCATCACAAGGTGCAGTACACCGACGATGCGCTGGAGAAAGCGGTCGAGCTCTCGACCAGGTACATCACCGGGCGTTGCCTGCCGGATAAGGCGATTGACGTCATCGACGAAGCGGGCGCGCGAATTCGCCTGAAGTCGATGGTCCGTCCGCCCGACCTGAAGGAACTCGAAGAAGACATCGAGCGGATGAACGCTGCCAAAGAAGAAGCGGTTGCCAACCAGGACTTCGAAAAGGCCGCGTCGCTCCGCGATCAGGCCGACAAGCTGAAGCGGAAGAAAGAGACCATCAACCGCGACTGGCGACAGAAGTCTCAGGAAACCGACGGCATCGTCGATGCGGAAGTCATTGCTGAAGTGGTCGCCAAAATGACCGGCGTCCCCCTCACCCGACTTTCCAGCGAAGACACCGTGCGTCTGCTCGAAATGGAAAAATACCTGCACAAGCGGGTGGTCAACCAGGACGACGCCATCAAGCTGGTGTCGAAAGCCGTGCGCCGCAGCCGCAGCGGGTTGAAAGACCCCAAGCGTCCGACCGCGACCTTCCTGTTCTCCGGACCGACCGGGGTGGGGAAAACCTTGCTGGCCAAGTCGCTCGCTGAATTCATGTTCGGCGACGAGGAAGCCCTGATTCAGATCGACATGAGCGAGTACCAGGAACGGCACAACATCAGCCGTCTCATTGGCGCTCCGCCAGGCTATGTCGGTTATGAAGAAGGGGGTCAGCTGACCGAGAAGATCCGCCGCCGCCCGTATGCCGTGGTGCTGCTCGACGAAATCGAGAAGGCGCATCCCGACATTTACAACATGCTGCTGCAGATCATGGAAGAAGGCCATTTGACCGACAGCTTCGGCCGTCGTGTGGACTTCAAGAACGTGATTCTGATCATGACTACCAACGTGGGTGCGAAAGCGATTTCGAGCCCGCCGTTCGGCTTTGGCAACAAGGCTGGCGACGCCGCCCACGATGAAATGAAGAAGAACGTGATGGGCGAAGTCAGCCGTCAGTTCAAGCCTGAGTTCATCGGCCGTCTCGATGAAGTCGTGGTCTTCCACAAGCTCACCGACGATGACATGAAGATGATCATCGACTACGAGCTCAAGAAGGTCCGCGAACGTCTGAAGGAACGGGGCCTGCTGCTCGAACTGACCGACGAAGCCAAGCAGCTCGTGATCAACAAGAGCCGTTCGGAACAAACCGACCGGGACCATACCGATTACGGGGCTCGCCCGTTGCGTCGCTCGGTGGAGATCTATGTCGAAGATCCGCTGGCGGAAGAACTCCTCCGCGGCGTGTTCGACGGCAAGAACAAGATCACCGTCACCGTGCGGGAAGTCGGAGACGAAAAACAACTCAACTTCCTCGGCGAATACAAAGAAGGAACCGAAGAACCTGCCTTGGCTGCTGTCGGGGCTGGGGACGAGGAGCCTTCGGAGGCTGCCCAATAA
- a CDS encoding type II toxin-antitoxin system VapC family toxin: protein MTYLLDTDHISILGRTQGPLHRALVARLAAVPESEIGFPIISYHEQLLGCHKFIQAARTPDQMVRGYELLEDLRRLFATAQIVPFDAAAAAECSRHSPGRLRVGTMDLRIASIAIAHGLTLLTRNSADFSRIPGLLHEDWTAP, encoded by the coding sequence GTGACGTACCTTTTGGATACGGATCACATCTCCATTCTTGGACGCACTCAGGGGCCATTGCATCGCGCACTTGTAGCAAGGCTCGCGGCAGTTCCGGAGAGTGAAATTGGTTTCCCAATCATCAGCTACCATGAGCAACTCCTCGGATGCCACAAATTCATTCAGGCTGCGCGAACTCCCGATCAGATGGTCCGCGGCTACGAGTTGCTGGAAGACTTGCGAAGGTTATTTGCGACGGCACAAATTGTCCCGTTTGACGCCGCGGCGGCGGCTGAGTGCAGCCGACATTCGCCAGGCCGATTGCGTGTTGGCACGATGGATCTGAGAATCGCCTCAATCGCGATCGCCCATGGCCTGACACTACTCACGCGAAACTCCGCGGACTTCTCTCGGATTCCAGGTCTTCTGCATGAAGACTGGACAGCCCCCTAG
- a CDS encoding SPFH domain-containing protein, with translation MSTQQHDGLKGSNLERLVVWGVSIFFPPILLAGFVVLGPREEIVVLRFGKYVKTLKQQGICWIHPVGRRLHRISTQDNTLEIHGTTVVEKNGNPIQISAVVVYRVEDTYRAALDVQNYRNFLSDQAGAVVKRVASRFPYESSDEHIPCLKKESDAVQHEFVTDLQDAVNPSGIRVLNVRLNDLTYAPEIAQSMLMRQQAMALIDARKTIVEGAVEIVQDAVRRLQAANLEVAADQRDQLVSNLLVVLCSGERAQPVLAVQSSSRQRA, from the coding sequence ATGTCGACACAGCAACATGATGGTCTCAAAGGGTCGAACTTGGAGCGGCTCGTTGTCTGGGGAGTGTCGATTTTCTTTCCACCCATTCTTCTGGCCGGGTTTGTCGTGCTTGGTCCCCGTGAAGAGATTGTGGTCCTGCGGTTCGGCAAATATGTGAAAACGCTCAAGCAACAGGGAATCTGCTGGATACATCCCGTGGGTCGGCGGCTGCACCGCATTTCCACCCAGGACAACACGCTCGAAATCCATGGCACCACGGTTGTCGAAAAGAACGGCAATCCCATTCAGATCAGCGCGGTCGTGGTGTATCGAGTGGAAGACACCTACAGAGCCGCGCTCGACGTCCAGAACTACCGCAACTTTCTGTCCGATCAGGCGGGCGCAGTCGTGAAGCGGGTTGCCTCCAGGTTTCCCTATGAATCCAGCGACGAGCACATCCCCTGCCTGAAGAAAGAATCAGATGCGGTACAGCACGAGTTCGTGACTGACCTGCAGGATGCGGTGAACCCTTCCGGAATCCGCGTCCTGAATGTCCGGCTTAACGATCTCACTTATGCCCCGGAAATCGCGCAGTCGATGTTGATGCGGCAACAAGCCATGGCTTTGATCGACGCCCGAAAAACGATTGTCGAAGGGGCGGTGGAAATCGTTCAGGACGCCGTTCGCCGGTTGCAGGCTGCCAACCTCGAAGTCGCCGCGGATCAACGCGATCAACTGGTTTCGAACCTGCTGGTCGTCCTGTGCAGCGGCGAACGGGCACAACCCGTCCTGGCCGTGCAAAGCTCGTCACGCCAACGCGCGTAA
- a CDS encoding MarR family winged helix-turn-helix transcriptional regulator, with protein sequence MASQLDLRAAELGRHVQKILKQFQAVHACHACEPEMALNHQELRVVEFLGSGGNQIMRAIAEHLSLAVNSVTTVVDGLENKGYVQRHRSDADRRVIYVELTETGQTAWKAVEQSKLELYRAMLGPLSPDEQKTFLSLFGKIAQVGSAVTVH encoded by the coding sequence ATGGCGAGTCAACTCGATCTGCGAGCGGCTGAACTAGGCCGGCATGTGCAGAAAATCCTGAAGCAATTTCAGGCGGTACATGCCTGTCATGCCTGTGAACCGGAAATGGCCCTGAACCATCAGGAATTGCGCGTTGTCGAATTTCTCGGAAGCGGCGGCAACCAGATCATGCGGGCCATTGCGGAACACCTCTCACTAGCGGTCAACTCCGTCACCACCGTGGTCGACGGCCTGGAGAACAAAGGCTATGTGCAACGCCATCGCTCCGATGCCGACCGTCGCGTCATTTATGTGGAACTGACCGAGACCGGTCAGACGGCCTGGAAAGCGGTCGAACAATCCAAGCTGGAGCTCTACCGCGCCATGCTTGGACCTCTGTCTCCGGACGAGCAAAAAACGTTTCTGTCGCTGTTCGGGAAGATTGCCCAAGTGGGATCTGCCGTAACCGTGCATTGA
- a CDS encoding efflux RND transporter periplasmic adaptor subunit, translated as MPELHVHHPRRPEVFSVPPAVPSTDAVPATHKAAGSTGRRLLWLFATIVVGVAGWAFVTWRIASDHREVLPPEPASAEVRPEGIMVTAEPITIRPVKRTIDAVGTLNGFEEIVVSAKAEGRILRILHDVSDRVSPGELLVEMDPTDLQLAVEQAKSNVQVELSKLGLSEPADIYFDLARVPTVILAREKRELAKLKMERIQNLAAREATTHEAVDNAESEFRMATAEFENQMLMAKSGLAMIEARQAALAIARQQLADTSIRTPTPQRASPDNMEAAPYVVTKRSIAEGSFVRVGDELCRLVIDGTLKLRVAVPERHSTEILVGQPVDVFTAATTTPCKGVVTVIHPSVDTGTRTFQVEIQVANDSPALRPGSFAKAVIEVREDPEARTVPLSAMVRYAGVIKLFLIENGRATEVQFTPGIQTSEWVEIAGPVLPRDCQVVTSGQFNLATGTLVTIRETGPKGDAAATAEAGKPHHEKTSAPQHQ; from the coding sequence ATGCCAGAACTCCACGTTCATCATCCCCGGCGACCTGAGGTCTTTTCAGTGCCCCCGGCAGTTCCATCCACCGACGCCGTGCCAGCGACACACAAGGCTGCCGGAAGCACGGGTCGCCGACTGCTTTGGCTGTTCGCCACAATCGTTGTGGGAGTTGCAGGCTGGGCGTTTGTGACCTGGCGGATTGCTTCTGATCATCGGGAAGTCCTGCCGCCAGAGCCCGCCAGCGCCGAGGTCCGGCCTGAGGGGATCATGGTGACGGCCGAGCCGATCACGATCAGACCGGTCAAGCGGACCATCGATGCAGTTGGGACATTGAATGGCTTTGAAGAAATTGTCGTCAGCGCGAAAGCTGAAGGCCGCATCCTCCGCATCCTGCATGACGTCTCTGATCGCGTCAGCCCTGGCGAACTTCTCGTCGAAATGGATCCGACCGACCTGCAACTGGCGGTCGAACAGGCCAAAAGCAATGTTCAGGTGGAGCTGTCCAAGCTCGGTTTATCCGAACCTGCGGACATCTACTTCGATCTCGCACGGGTGCCAACGGTGATACTGGCCCGCGAAAAGCGGGAACTTGCCAAGCTCAAAATGGAACGCATTCAGAATCTGGCTGCCCGTGAAGCCACAACGCATGAAGCGGTCGACAACGCGGAGAGCGAATTTCGGATGGCGACCGCCGAGTTCGAGAATCAAATGCTCATGGCCAAGTCAGGTCTGGCGATGATCGAAGCCCGACAAGCGGCTCTCGCGATTGCGCGTCAACAGCTTGCCGATACCAGCATCCGAACTCCGACGCCGCAACGGGCGAGTCCGGACAACATGGAAGCGGCGCCCTATGTGGTGACGAAGCGGTCCATCGCCGAAGGATCGTTCGTCCGCGTGGGCGACGAACTCTGTCGGCTGGTCATCGACGGCACTCTCAAACTTCGGGTTGCAGTCCCGGAACGGCACAGCACCGAGATCCTCGTTGGTCAGCCGGTCGACGTGTTCACTGCGGCCACAACAACTCCGTGCAAAGGGGTCGTGACCGTCATTCATCCTTCGGTCGATACGGGCACCCGCACGTTTCAGGTGGAAATTCAGGTCGCGAACGACAGTCCCGCTTTGCGTCCTGGCAGTTTTGCGAAGGCCGTCATCGAAGTCCGTGAGGATCCGGAAGCCAGAACGGTGCCGTTGTCCGCGATGGTCCGCTATGCCGGTGTGATCAAGCTTTTCCTGATCGAGAATGGACGGGCGACCGAGGTGCAATTCACCCCCGGGATTCAAACGTCGGAATGGGTCGAGATCGCGGGCCCGGTGCTCCCTCGCGACTGCCAGGTGGTGACCAGCGGACAGTTCAACCTGGCGACTGGCACGCTGGTGACGATCCGCGAAACTGGACCCAAAGGGGATGCCGCAGCGACCGCCGAGGCCGGGAAGCCGCACCACGAAAAGACCTCAGCTCCACAGCACCAGTAG